A single Thermaerobacter sp. FW80 DNA region contains:
- a CDS encoding peroxiredoxin, with amino-acid sequence MAAQVGDKAPDFRLPATGPEETISLGQFRGKKNVVLYFFPFAFSSVCTQEMCALRDTYNQQFSGLDAQVLGISVDSPFTLRAWAEQQRFDFPLLSDFNKEVAKAYDVYYDELMGLRGVAKRAAFVIDKDGVIRYRWVTDDPKVLPDQEAIRRTLAELQG; translated from the coding sequence ATGGCCGCTCAGGTGGGGGACAAGGCCCCGGACTTCCGGCTGCCGGCGACGGGACCCGAGGAGACCATCTCCCTGGGGCAGTTCCGCGGCAAGAAGAACGTGGTGCTGTACTTCTTCCCCTTCGCCTTCAGCTCCGTCTGCACGCAGGAGATGTGCGCCCTGCGGGATACGTACAACCAGCAGTTCAGCGGCCTCGACGCCCAGGTGCTGGGCATCAGCGTCGACAGCCCCTTCACCCTGCGGGCGTGGGCGGAACAGCAGCGGTTCGACTTCCCGCTCCTGTCGGACTTCAACAAGGAGGTCGCCAAGGCGTACGACGTGTACTACGACGAGCTGATGGGCCTGCGCGGCGTGGCCAAGCGGGCGGCGTTCGTCATCGACAAGGACGGCGTGATCCGCTACCGCTGGGTGACCGACGACCCCAAGGTGCTCCCCGACCAGGAGGCCATCCGCCGCACCCTGGCCGAACTCCAGGGCTGA